The region ATAaaactttatggtcattttgaaggctgcagtttgtggtgttgttgaaCTGAACTATTAAAAAACTATATAGTTATAGTAATATcgttttttatatttatatattagcTCATGCTATAGCAGATGCACGTTTCTAAAGATCAAATCTGTGCTGCCCCTGTTTTCCACCTTGTTACCTGAACCTCCAGACCCACAACAACACATCAAACTGTACTGCTTAACCATTTCAAGGTGCTACTCCATGTTTcattccttctccctctgtttggGCAGAGCCTACTGAAAAAACAACTCACGCTGGACTCGCTTTAAAATGTGGGAACCACCACCGCTTGATTGTGGAAACCCCAGAGAGTGTGCAGGATTAGGTATCAGGGAAACAGATCCAGCAGATATTATTTCCTGCTGCTTATAGACACTGAGATTTTGGGATGGATGAGTTCACACAGGGAACTGTTGGGAATGTGGGAAAACATCTCACAGAAAGATCACTTACTAactgtgttttcagcagcattGTTGGCATTGGCAGTAAAGGAGACTACAGTCACATTCACATAAGTGTTATAAGCTTCCCCATTTTGACCCTTGATCTTGATTGAACTGGTCATTTATGTtatgaaataaatcacaaaaaataaaatccacatttcatctttattattttcactacaacagttttattttattttagtttaattaGTTTGTATTTCAAAGTGCCCCATTTCATTTAATTCTGGCAATTGTTCCCACTTTTTTGACACTTGCCCTGTACTGTCACAGCTCAGCTCCTGTAGGCTAGAGCAACAACATAGCTAATGTAATTCAGATTTGCACAActagctgctgctgtggaaaCCCCAAGCTAACAAGACAAGCTAGTCATCTGACTGTCAGAGGGGTGAATCCAACATAACCAGCCAGGAAAGTTGTTTGATTCACTGATTGATGGAATATGTTTGACGaataaaaatacactaaaaCTCTCTCATTTGCATTGTGGCCCTACAACATGCAGCACATCACAAAACAATAACGcaagtcaaacacacatacagatcaCATCAGCAGCTGAGGAAGCTGACTGAGACTCTCTCTAGATAAGGCTCCTTGCGGATTTGGCATACAGGATGTTGTTGCAAAAACTTGAAACAACTTAGCCTGGCAGTTACACTCAACAGATCTCATTCAAACTCTCAGCTAAATCAGAGTCtataagaaaatgtatttcaataatGTACTGTGGAAATAAGATCAGTATCATGAATGTCATTGTATTTTTGACAATTTCTTGATTTATTGTGATCAATACTGTGAGTGGATGACCATAATATATTGCTTTGATTcaaaatatgttgtatttattgaaatataatTCTTCTTTCTTGATGTATTGTTAAATATTGGACATTTTGGAGTCCTATAGGCTGGGAGCTGCATCTCAGGACCTTCAATGAACAACCCCAAAATGCACTTGGATAATATTTTATGACATCTGAATCCACAAGGCACACCACACCCAGGCCAGATGTGTTATGATATTGCTCAAGGGAAAAcaaatagaagaagaaaaatcaatcaGTGCCAAATGTGCTAAATGTTGACAAAACTGGACAGAAGACAGAATATCAAGACTACATGAATGACACCATCGCCATCTAGCGGTGGACTACATAACCTAGTTTACAGTGTAAAAGACGCCTGATTTTTAAGATAAAATATTAAGTGAAGTAGTGAAAAACACGGGTAAAAAAATCTGCTATTCTAGTAAGAGTGTCGTGTAATGAATGGTGGGTGGTTGTGTCTTGGTTTACCTTTTTAGGGTCATCATAAAATACGCCGATACATGAAAGCTTTGGTCCAATACTGATAGTCTCCTTAAAAAGTTGTCCGCAGTTTCTGTACggtccttttttaaatttgtagGCGAATGTAATCTTCTTTACGGGAGGAGAGCCAGTGAGTATGGTAATGTCTGAGAGGAGTCCCGAGTACAAAATGTAACCAGCTACTGTTATAAGACTTAACAACAGGCTAATGgccacacacagactgagccAGTCCGACATGATAGCTTACTAACAGAAGGAGCAGGTACCGTTATTTAGTCAGCTTCTTCTGAACACTGAACACGGCTGTATTTCCTGTAACAGTCTaacatttttcaagaaaatgttttgttgttttcagttggCAAATTGTCCTTGACTGAACTTTAACAACCAGATATCGCACATTGCATAGGACTTCCTGGAAAGTACCATTTAAACCGACTATAGGGGTgattttttattacaaataaacTTGTAAACGTCTTAGAAAGAACATGTCAACCACATTTTTATAATTCACACTTACTGGTGGTGTATTTGTGTACAGCCAGTATTCGCATAGGTAATAAATGTTCGATAAGTGCCAACATTTGCAACAGGTAGCCTACAACATAGTCTTGCCCATCATTACCACTTTTTTAACGTTTGTTCTGAATGGAAGTTTGTTCCGAATGGAAGTACAATTTGTACAGTGATCAGAAACCAGTGTAGTAGACTATTAAGAAACACTGGTTTACTTGATTTACCATATCTGGCTAATAATTAATACTCAAATGTGCAGTGCATGATGGCAAGCTACTTCCTCCATAGTGAAATGGGCTTGTAAGTCAGAATTCAAGAATTGCAGAATTGCAGTAATGGCATCTgagatttttttctgtgattgaaTCTTACCGAtaatgggggaggggggttgaattaatattattattatgatctGTAATAGTTAAGCCTTGAGAGTTGTGTTTCATAGAAGGCCCGCCCCATAAATACATTGAGGGCTGGACTTGCAGTAAACTTGTTGTCATGGGACCGCCGGAATAGAAATAACCTCTGCCCCCTTTTTTTATACAACTTGTTTATCCGGGACTCGTGAAAATGGCTGGGAAGGTGAAAAGGTTTTACGACCTGACAGCCAAGCTGCTGTCTGGAGAAACCTTCCGTTTCTCTGCCCTGAAGGGGAAAGTTGTTCTCATTGAGAATGTGGCGTCTCTTTGAGGAACAACAACCAGGGACTACACTCACATGAACGAGCTTCACAGTCGTTACTCCTCCAAGGGACTCGTTGTTCTGGGTGTGCCCTGCAATCAGTTTGGACATCAGGTAGGCCATGCGTGAATTCAAAAGTGGCTGAAATACCCTGGTTTCCCCATGGGAGGATAGCCTATAGATATACTATTTACATACTTGGAACATAATCTGATATGTCTAGGACtctaaaactgaaatgtgtgcGTCTTGATCATCAGACTATAGAACAAAGGCCAGCATGTATTGTttataaatgtcataaaatcataaagacattttgaatttgaaggaTACCTGTGTCACAGTCTGCTTCAGTTTGCTTTGAGACCAGTTTGGACTTTAGGCTTCAGCATACACTTACAGTACATCATTTAGTAAAAATTGCAATATCACAACATGAAAATGCTCCATTAcagtaaaggtcctgcattcaaaatgtcaagtgTTTGAATGAAAACCTTGTATGGCTTTTAGTCAATTTAATGGCATACTGTccatttataatttatttaatgtttcactttgttttataACAGGAGAACTGCAAGAATGATGAAATCCTGAAGGCCCTGAAGTATATCCGCCCGGGGAATGGCTTTGAACCAAAGTTCCAGCTCTTAGAGAAGGTGGATGTGAATGGTAAGGATGCCCACCCCCTGTTTGTCTATCTGAAGGACAAGCTTCCATTCCCCTATGATGATGCCATGGCTCTCATGACTGATCCGAAGTTCATCATTTGGAGTCCTGTCAGTAGGAACGACGTCTCCTGGAACTTTGAGAAGTTCCTGATTAGTCCTGATGGAGAGCCCTACAAGCGCTACAGCAGGAAATTCCTCACCACTGACATTGAGGCAGACATTAAAGAGCTGCTTAAGAGGGTCAAGTAAAGTGTGCTACGACACGCTCTGGGTGGCTGTAAGGGATATCAGTTAGGACCAGCGTAGCCAGAAAGGTCTGTTTTGGGTGTTTTATCATGTTTAAGTCAATTGCAACACTCCTAAGTTTGTGATAACCATCAGTGCTGTACACTATGGTTGTTCAGCCTGTTTACCCAATGAAGACACTCCTTGAAAACCTTTTTGTGAGGGGAGTTTCTGATGAAGATGTAAAAGACTGACTCGGCCACTGTGTATAACTCATATCACAAATATCTTGGGTAGActtaaagaggaaaaataaacatttaatgtaatgtgCTACTGTCATTTGTGTACAATGCATACTAATACATAAAATTCCTTCAAATTCATTCTTAGGTATCTGGAAAATGTGTATACTTTGAGGTATTAAAATACTATTTTATATGTCAAGGTACAAGGTACTAGTAGCACTACTGCCAGCCTTCAAGTATAAGTGACTGGCTCCTGTGAGTTGTTTCTAttgtgaaaatacattttggtgACTGCTGTACATCATACCAAAATGCTTTCCATTAGCTACCTGAATAGCACTGGTGGAAAGtacttgacttgagtatttccattctctgcaactttatacttcaaatattgtacttcttactctactacatttatttgaatactttagttactagttactttacggattcagattaataatacaacatgtaataaacaaataaattacgATGTATTATTATTGGTTAAGATAAGATTAAGGGTAGATAAAGTGTTTAAATTAGTCccacatttaccagctgcaacatttaagAGGTGTTtacatcaataattataatctaaTAATACGATATTCATTATTCTGAAacgggccattctgcataatgtgtgcctttacttttggtactttggTATGATAGGTACGATTTTGAATTTTACTCGTGaaagagtatttctacactggttttgatacttttacttaaagatCTGAGTAggacttcttccatcactgctgaAGAGTAATCAGACACTAGCTGACTAATTTATGAGAGCGACGTTACCTTGTAGTGAACCACGGTAATATGAAaaatttattatttaaaatacatttgtgatttGTATGAATTATTATCCACATATATAACAGCGACAGCGACACTACGCCGTGCTTCCTGGATGAACGCAGGGGGCTATCCTTGATTGAACGCTACGCCAAGCTGCGACTTCTCCAACATGGCTGGCCAGGAAGACCCAGTGCAGAGAGAGATTCACCAAGACTGGGCGAATCGAGAGTATATAGAAGTAATTACGAGCAGCATCAAAAAAATCGCCGACTTTCTTAACTCATTTGGTAAGCTTTTAACAACCAATTTTACGGATAAAATCACCAGTAGTGCGGATAGCTTGCGTAGATATCAAGGTAGCTAGTTCAGCTAGCTGTCCTGCAATTGCTAGCATCGATGTTGATGTTTTCAATGGCCACTCCCAGTTAGCAATTAGCTTTATCGTTAGCTGTGAGCTTGTGGTCTCGTAGAAGTACCATGACAGTTTGGTGTCGAGTTACCTTACAGTTTGTTTCTCTTGTTAAATAATGTTAGCTGCCTAACAAGTGCCAAAGCATTGCATTAAAAGACTACTGGATTCAAGGGTAGAGATGGCTAACTTAAATGCCTGTTAGGCCACCGCCACTGCAAACGCTACGTTAACTTTGTCTGCTCGGCTGTCATTAGCTTAATGTTACACCAGCAGCATCATAAACCctgtaatttaatgtttttcagcAAAAGATATCAGTAACAGTGATGCTCGTTTTTGCTGAGCGAACGTCCTTGTAATTGACAGCATTGAAAAGTTAACGTTACGCCCCATGAAATGGCTGTTGACGGTACATGCTAACTACATGCTAAATACAATTCATCGTTCTCAGATATGTCGTGTCGATCCCGCTTGGCCACCCTCAATGAGAAACTGACGGCGTTAGAGAGGAGGATTGAATATATTGAGGCCAGAGTAAGTATATTGCATAGTAATTTAAACAATCCAATGGCTCTTTGTATATTAATGTTTCAAAATGATATGGCCGTTACATAAATATGTATCTCCTTACAGGTGACAAAAGGAGAGACCTTGACCTAGAACCCATCATGGAGATTCATAGCATCCCAGAGCGACCTTACCATCCCCCACCCTGAATTTTTGGAAAAAGTGTGATGGATTCCACCCTCCTTTTTCTGGGATCATGTGGaccatttttatattatatggctgagttttgtgttgttttatctcATGACACATTTGTATAGAAGATATGGGACTGTCTTGGGTGTCAGTTACTCAAGCATAATCAatgttacaaaacaaacataagcTCCATAAGTATTGATTTCAAA is a window of Enoplosus armatus isolate fEnoArm2 chromosome 3, fEnoArm2.hap1, whole genome shotgun sequence DNA encoding:
- the gpx1a gene encoding glutathione peroxidase 1a, which produces MAGKVKRFYDLTAKLLSGETFRFSALKGKVVLIENVASLUGTTTRDYTHMNELHSRYSSKGLVVLGVPCNQFGHQENCKNDEILKALKYIRPGNGFEPKFQLLEKVDVNGKDAHPLFVYLKDKLPFPYDDAMALMTDPKFIIWSPVSRNDVSWNFEKFLISPDGEPYKRYSRKFLTTDIEADIKELLKRVK
- the brk1 gene encoding probable protein BRICK1 gives rise to the protein MAGQEDPVQREIHQDWANREYIEVITSSIKKIADFLNSFDMSCRSRLATLNEKLTALERRIEYIEARVTKGETLT